From Lolium perenne isolate Kyuss_39 chromosome 5, Kyuss_2.0, whole genome shotgun sequence, a single genomic window includes:
- the LOC127302019 gene encoding uncharacterized protein — protein MEMSPNPRLPFLAMVHWTGVQNQHPTATTLFSVADARPLGGGGHGLEEELKNKSMCPTAQGWILVHDHAATYLLDAKSLQKIQLPHLAVEQRLIPYCSCLLRGEPTAAGCLVLLVEPAAAFIWYCRVGDGGEWTKHQYDIGSVGDGTFIDKSLIAPIAACRGRFYFNALSTETRVLELRAGAAPVFGSVATERAEADRYTQAMVFMLTADGEDEEEDLYKVVLLHNGGSFDKAMVFRMDFSEHRWRLVDHLGGRAFFVAQMYFGASCVPVAGGGIRQDCVYSLVSAKNTYRIFNLKDGTSEVHNLEPDDEATMKIVRKSRPCWVLPTHPRP, from the coding sequence ATGGAGATGTCGCCGAATCCCCGGCTTCCGTTCCTCGCCATGGTGCACTGGACAGGGGTCCAGAACCAACACCCTACTGCAACGACGCTGTTCAGCGTCGCCGACGCCAGGcccctcggcggcggcggccatggcctgGAGGAGGAGCTGAAGAACAAGTCCATGTGCCCCACAGCGCAGGGCTGGATACTAGTCCACGATCACGCGGCCACGTACCTGCTGGATGCTAAGAGCCTCCAAAAGATCCAGCTGCCGCATCTCGCGGTGGAGCAACGCCTGATCCCGTACTGCAGCTGCCTGCTCCGAGGCGAGCCGACGGCTGCGGGGTGCCTCGTGCTCCTGGTCGAGCCCGCCGCCGCCTTCATATGGTACTGCCgcgtcggcgacggcggcgagtgGACCAAGCACCAATACGACATCGGGTCCGTGGGAGACGGGACCTTCATTGACAAAAGCCTGATCGCCCCGATTGCCGCCTGCAGGGGCAGGTTCTACTTCAACGCCCTGTCCACCGAGACGCGTGTGCTGGAGCTACGCGCCGGAGCAGCGCCGGTGTTCGGCTCGGTGGCGACGGAGCGTGCGGAGGCGGACAGGTACACGCAGGCGATGGTGTTCATGCTGACGGCCGacggggaggacgaggaggaggatcttTACAAGGTCGTGCTGCTGCACAACGGAGGAAGCTTCGACAAAGCCATGGTCTTCAGGATGGACTTCTCCGAGCACCGGTGGCGCCTCGTCGACCATCTCGGCGGCCGCGCCTTCTTCGTGGCCCAAATGTACTTCGGCGCGTCGTGCGTGCCCGTGGCCGGCGGTGGGATCCGGCAGGACTGCGTCTACTCGCTGGTTTCGGCCAAGAATACTTACCGGATTTTTAATCTGAAAGACGGGACTTCAGAAGTGCACAACCTCGAACCAGATGATGAAGCGACGATGAAAATAGTCAGGAAATCAAGACCATGTTGGGTGCTGCCAACACATCCAAGACCTTAA
- the LOC127302021 gene encoding nuclear transcription factor Y subunit C-6, with product MDPTKSSTPPPPPVLGAPVGYPPGAYPPPPGAAAAAYNPQLYAAPAAAAAQQALAQQQQQLQVFWADQYREIEATTDFKNHNLPLARIKKIMKADEDVRMIAAEAPVVFARACEMFILELTHRGWAHAEENKRRTLQKSDIAAAIARTEVFDFLVDIVPREDTKDADAAAAAAAAAVAAGIPRPAPGMPATDMASYYYVPQQ from the coding sequence ATGGATCCCACCAAATCCAGCACCCCACCGCCGCCCCCCGTCCTGGGCGCGCCCGTCGGCTACCCGCCGGGGGCGTACCCTCCCCCTCCCGGCGCCGCTGCGGCCGCCTACAACCCGCAGCTCTACgctgcgcccgccgccgccgcggcccagcAGGCCCtggcgcagcagcagcagcagctccaggTGTTCTGGGCGGATCAGTACCGCGAGATCGAGGCCACCACCGACTTCAAGAACCACAACCTCCCGCTCGCCCGAATCAAGAAGATCATGAAGGCCGACGAGGACGTCCGCATGATCGCCGCCGAGGCCCCCGTCGTCTTCGCCCGCGCCTGCGAGATGTTCATCCTCGAGCTCACCCACCGCGGCTGGGCGCACGCCGAGGAGAACAAGCGCCGCACGCTCCAGAAGTCCGACATTGCGGCCGCCATCGCGCGCACCGAGGTCTTCGACTTCCTCGTAGACATCGTGCCTCGCGAGGACACAAAGGATGCCGACGCGGCCGCCGCTGCGGCTGCGGCCGCGGTGGCTGCCGGGATCCCCCGCCCTGCCCCCGGTATGCCCGCCACCGACATGGCATCCTACTACTATGTACCCCAGCAGTAA
- the LOC127302020 gene encoding cationic amino acid transporter 5, translated as MEPVEARQEGHAPKPAAAARGYWRWSKEDFFPEPSFASWVAYRGALAATPSRLMDRLIAGRSTDAAELGDMRRRSENEMRRCLTWWDLTWLGFGCHLGAGIFVLTGLESRDHAGPAVVVSYVVAGVSAMLSVFCYAEFAVEIPVAGGSFAYLRVELGDVAAFVAAANLILESVIGTAAVARAWTSYLASLFNRPASAFRVRAPWVAEGYDELDPIASAVIVATATMAMLSTKGSSRVNWVASAVHLLVLAFIIVAGFLHAKPSNLTPFVPYGVPGVFRAAAVVYFAYGGFDSIANMAEETKNPSRDIPVGLIGSMSVITAIYCTMALVLSMMQPYTAIDRSAAFSVAFGAVGMRWMKYVVAVGALKGMTTVLLVGALGNARYATHIARSHIIPPVFALVHPRTGTPVHATTLITAASACVALISSLDVLASLLSISTLFIFVMMAVALLVRRYHARGVTSRAHGRRLVAFLLAIVGSSAGIAACWGAAPERWAGYAALVPVWAAATLGVQLLVPVARAPRRWGVPLMPWLPSLSIATNLFLMGSLGAQAFVRFGVCTAVMMLYYVLVGLHATYDVAHDGSGEEPRADHGDAAGDEKAAVAVAATDVEKSGGDGGQ; from the coding sequence ATGGAGCCCGTGGAAGCGCGGCAAGAAGGCCATGCGCCGAAGCCAGCGGCTGCGGCGAGGGGTTACTGGCGGTGGAGCAAGGAGGACTTCTTCCCGGAGCCGTCGTTCGCGAGCTGGGTCGCGTACCGCGGTGCGCTGGCCGCGACGCCTTCACGGCTCATGGACCGCCTCATCGCCGGCCGCTCCACCGACGCCGCGGAGCTCGGCGACATGCGCCGCCGGAGCGAGAACGAGATGCGCCGCTGCCTCACCTGGTGGGACCTCACGTGGCTCGGCTTCGGCTGCCACCTCGGCGCCGGCATCTTCGTGCTCACCGGCCTGGAGTCCCGCGACCACGCGGGCCCCGCCGTCGTGGTCTCCTACGTGGTGGCCGGCGTCTCCGCCATGCTCTCCGTGTTCTGCTACGCCGAGTTCGCCGTCGAGATCCCCGTGGCGGGAGGCTCCTTCGCGTACCTCCGCGTCGAGCTCGGCGACGTCGCGGCCTTCGTCGCCGCCGCGAACCTCATCCTCGAGAGCGTCATCGGCACGGCCGCGGTGGCGCGCGCCTGGACGTCGTACCTGGCGTCGCTCTTCAACAGGCCGGCCAGCGCGTTCCGGGTGCGCGCGCCGTGGGTCGCCGAAGGGTACGACGAGCTGGACCCGATCGCTTCCGCGGTGATCGTGGCCACCGCGACCATGGCCATGCTGAGCACCAAGGGCAGCTCCCGGGTGAACTGGGTGGCATCGGCGGTGCACCTGCTGGTGTTAGCGTTCATCATCGTGGCCGGGTTCCTGCACGCGAAGCCGAGCAACCTGACCCCGTTCGTGCCGTACGGCGTGCCGGGCGTGTtccgggcggcggcggtggtgtacTTCGCGTACGGGGGCTTCGACAGCATCGCCAACATGGCGGAGGAGACCAAGAACCCGTCGAGGGACATCCCGGTGGGGCTGATCGGGTCCATGTCGGTGATCACGGCCATCTACTGCACGATGGCGCTGGTGCTGAGCATGATGCAGCCGTACACGGCGATCGACCGGAGCGCGGCCTTCTCGGTGGCGTTCGGCGCGGTGGGGATGCGGTGGATGAAGTACGTGGTGGCGGTGGGCGCGCTCAAGGGGATGACGACGGTGCTGCTGGTGGGGGCGCTGGGGAACGCGCGGTACGCGACGCACATCGCCCGGAGCCACATCATCCCGCCGGTGTTCGCGCTGGTGCACCCGAGGACCGGCACGCCCGTGCACGCCACCACGCTCATCACCGCCGccagcgcctgcgtcgcgctcatcTCCAGCCTCGACGTGCTCGCCAGCCTCCTCTCCATCAGCACGCTCTTCATCTTCGTCATGATGGCCGTCGCGCTCCTCGTCCGCCGGTACCACGCGCGGGGCGTGACGAGCCGGGCGCACGGGCGGCGGctcgtggcgttcttgctggcgaTCGTCGGCTCGTCGGCGGGCATCGCGGCGTGCTGGGGCGCGGCGCCGGAGCGGTGGGCGGGATACGCCGCGCTGGTGCCGGTATGGGCGGCGGCGACGCTGGGCGTCCAGCTGCTGGTGCCGGTGGCCCGCGCGCCCCGGCGGTGGGGCGTGCCGCTCATGCCGTGGCTGCCCTCGCTGTCCATCGCCACGAACTTGTTCCTCATGGGCTCCCTCGGCGCGCAGGCGTTCGTCCGTTTCGGCGTGTGCACCGCCGTCATGATGCTCTACTACGTGCTCGTCGGGCTGCACGCCACGTACGACGTCGCGCACGACGGGTCCGGGGAGGAGCCTCGGGCGGACCACGGGGATGCTGCCGGTGACGAGAAGGCAGCGGTGGCGGTTGCTGCCACCGATGTAGAAAAGTCCGGCGGAGATGGTGGGCAATAA